One Zingiber officinale cultivar Zhangliang chromosome 10B, Zo_v1.1, whole genome shotgun sequence genomic window, TAGCTTCACAGCCCTTTGAATCAGGTTACTCTTTTGAAGAATTTACTAACCCCTTCGCAATGGAAGCTGGTGGGAGCAAGAAGGATGAGGAGGATGCTGATGCTACAAATATTATTGCCGTCGGGACAATAGAATCTAAACCCGAATGGCTGATGGAATACCCACAACTCAAACAATTATCTGAACACATATATTCTCAATTAACATTAAGGATGCAAAGATAATAACTGTCTCCAACTAAAATAACTACTGCATGAGCTGATAGCTGACATGACAGTGCTCGGATTGTCAGCAACACTACAATTGCATTGAAGATAAAAAATAAATTGCTTCAACAAACACAAAATGCAGGTAAAATAGGCACAGACCTTTTATTTCTTTCAGATTCTTTATGTGACAAAACTCATAAAATGGCCATATTTCAATGTCAGTAAATATACCTGAATCTCTTGAAACTGTCATCTAAAATGCACCAAGATCAATCAAGATTTTTCCAAAAGCAATTCAGTATACTCTTCAATTTATTAGTTAGTGAAAATAATATAACTGTGATATACAGTAGAATTTGGTATAAAAATGACTTTCATATAGAAAATATATTATGATCAATCATCATGTTTATATCTTAAATGATTATATGGCGGCTGATGGAGTAGAAATATATATAATGCACTATTACTAACCATGTTCACCTGCCAAATGATTAGATTAATGGACTAATATAAATGCATTAAAAACAAATATAAAACAGACAAACAAATATCCCTACTGCATTATGAAGCGAGGAGCAAttatattaaatcaaatttaaaacacTAAGATCGTAGATGCTTAGGATGGTAAGGACATAAGAAAACAATAGCAAGTACCAAAAACTGCATCTGGAGAAGATTGCGTGCATATTTGCTCCTAGAGGGGAATCAATTCCATAGACCCACATGGGAATCCTTTAACCAATCCATATGATTGTGGCAATGATGAATAGATCATTAGaactagttttattttctttgatgTAAATCTGAACCAGTTCAGTTTTGTAAGAACAATTCAGAGTAGATCTAGTGGTTGTGTGAAGGTAGATTTTCTGCAATTATGAGCAATAATGCCAATAAAATATTGCATTTGTTAATAAAAGAAACGCAAAAAGGTAGTTGAATTGTGTCTCCCAGCTCCTATAAATTCTCATACAACTGAAGCATCATGGCACAATCATAGTCCTTACCTCCATCAGCATTAGTCTGAGCCACCACGAGAAGCATGGATTCGAAGAGGCCCAACAAGATCACAGAGGTGGTGAGGCTCCAACAGATGCTGAAGAAATGGAAGAAGCTGACAGTTTCTCCCACTGGCAGCAGCTGCAGTAGCAGACAGAAAAGCATCAAATTCCTGAAGAGGAACCTCTCCTTCTCCAGCAGCGGCAACAGCAACATAATGAGAGGGTGCATTGCTGTGTGTGTGGGAGAGGAGATGCAGAGGTTTGTGATCCCAACTGAATATTTGAGCCACAGGGCGTTTGAGATTCTGCTGAGGGAAGCAGAGGATGAGTTTGGGTTTGAGCAGGAAGGTGTACTGAGAATTCCATGTAAGGTATCTGTGTTTGAGAGCATAGTGAGGGTTGTAGAGGAGAATAAAGAAGAGTTTTGCTACTAATGTGCAATAGGAAACCTATCTTCTTGTTTCTGTGATAAGAATGTGGATGCAAGGTGAGGGATGACACTTCTCCCCCCAAAAATCTATGTTCTAGTCCtgtgttttctttctttatttctgATTATGAGTGGACTTGGAAAATTGCAATCTTTCGACATACTTCTAATTTATAAATCTTTCTTCTCTATTATACAAAGAACACTGCATGAGCAATGAAACAACTGAGGAAATATTCTCCAATAGCTACAAAAATCTCAAAATCTTCAATGTGTCttctaaatataaaataaattatgaatcCCAATCTTATGTGTTTTGAAAACCTATTGAAACTACAACAAGAATTCCAACTAGCACTATTGACTGAACTCTTTCAACCTTTACCTTATCCTCTTGACCTTTATATGACCTTCTATAGACtgggtattgattttgaattaGAGTTCTAAGAAAGCAGTCCAAGACTCTGTCTAGGCATTGTAGACAAGGGACGATATTACATCTGTGATATATAATCCTTTAGGATATCCAAGCActtaagcaaactgagtagacaCATGCATGCTAAGCAGACTATCAATAAAGTCAAATTTGGAAGGAAAAAAATTGTTTCATTCATTTAATTATCTAAAACTACGgacttttgtgatgatttttttcaCTAAAATTGATAATTAATGTGATTGTGAAACACTAAACCATGCTTTAATCTGGTAGCATGTAACTAACTGGTAATTGTTAACCATTCGCTTTGCTAGTGATGAACACTTAGGTAATAGTTATATGCATGAGACTAATAGATACAACTTATTCTATTTAGTTTTCTTGTGTTGTACGATTTATGATTACTATTTTTTATGGAATTATGAAATAGATGGGTTGATTAGTATTCTTATTGACATATGTTAATCATTTTTATCTATGAACATTATATCCACTACATATTGCCCTCACATCTCGCATATGCACTATACAGTGGGTTGATCATCCCACATCtgaaaattccttttaaaatttGCTTTGATTGGTTGTGTAATATATTTGGTTGTGAAAGGCACCGCCCAAGTTTCACATATAGCTTGGATATCCTTGGTTAGCATCGTCATACAAGAGTATTCACAATGAAGATTCCAAATCAGCAGTATTTGTGGCCTTTGTAAGAGCTACTCAGATCATGCAAACACTAACTAAATGCTCTTTAACTGAAATTGGCAAAAACAACATCTACTCATATTTAATTGTCAAAAATATAATACTCCTCTGAGGGGCAATCCAAGCATGCAATATCTAATCATTCTCTAACAAGTTATGGACGAATAGGAGTAGATGAATGAATACATTAATTTGCGAATTGCACAATTTTTTCCAATCTCACAACAAAATGCAAATGTTAATCGTCTAGATGCACGAAAAAAATAATgcaataacaagaaataaaacaCAGGGGCATATAATACTTAATATTAATACACATAAAATATGtcaataaaataaatattcacATAAATAATACTTCATATTAATACAACTTGTAATCAATATTAATGTCTTACAATTAACATTAATAGAGCATAAATATTAATGATTGATCAATATTAGTAtagcattaaaaaaattaataagacaTTAATGTGACTTAAAATATTGATAAATCTTCTAAATATTCAATCAATTTCTTCCTAGAAACCAACATACTTGACTCAAATAATATAGCTCATACATCAAACACCAAAAGCATAAAATTACACAAGAGTTTGAACAGGAAACATGAGAAAAATAGATTTAACTAGAAAATTTAGAATTACAAAATTGCTTATCtatgcattttttttcttttttttttcaaggtAAATACTCACACTGACACCCTTGTAGACTCTTTGAAGATTAATTGGATTATGAATTTTTTATCCACAAATCACATATGCTACCCTTCATTTTATCAAGACCACTCTGTAATCTGCCTCTTTCTTCATATGAAATGTTATGCTTATTTGAATCCTGCAAATACAGATAGATAAATCAGCCAAAATATTGGTTGTACATTGATAAAAATTTCATTATATATTCAAAGAGTGCACTATCATTGTCTTGATCTATGTTACTCAAACACAGGAATCTCACGGGTATGGATTCAGATGTCAGACACATGATTTCTTTGAAATGGGATCACAGGAACTCGGcaaaaaagaaagtataaatcttgattaataatCAACAATAATATGTTGGGTTCAAATTTTGTTATTCAATCAACTAGTACTGAATTTGAGTTATTAGGGTTTTATTTAGGACCAATTAGACTTGATTTGGATCCAACAAGAGAATTTATGAACTCCTAACAAATATGATCAGGCTTGAATTGGTTGGAACTCAAATCAGATTCAATTTGAAAGACAAGCACTAAACTGACCCAGCAACCAGGTGTGTAGTGGCTGAACCAAACCTGAACCAGCACTAAACTGGTCCGGTACAGAGAGGGGAAAGGTGTCCAGGATTCATTGATATTATATGAACCAATATAGTTCTGCCATTGCAACCTTCCCCACTCTCAATTGTGATTCCAACTCCCCTCGCAATCTCTCCCCTTCTAATCATTGTGACCTTCAACATCCTCACCAGATGACGTCGAGCAACCCATACTATCCCATCCTGCACAAGCAAGAGATATcattgccttcttccttcaagttatGGCAACAAAGATAAGCTCCTCCATTTCTTCCATGTTACTTCCTCGTGTTTCTTCTTCGGATTTTCTTTACCTCCTATTCTCACTTGAGACTCATATTCTCACTTGAGAAAATATATGAGTTTGCCTCATTGTGCTTGTTTTCCATACCCATACACATGTCATGCCGTATCAACATGTAACCAAGAGAGAGTAGCAATCCAAAGTAACAAAGGTCATGGTAGCATATCCCATG contains:
- the LOC122028880 gene encoding auxin-induced protein 6B-like → MDSKRPNKITEVVRLQQMLKKWKKLTVSPTGSSCSSRQKSIKFLKRNLSFSSSGNSNIMRGCIAVCVGEEMQRFVIPTEYLSHRAFEILLREAEDEFGFEQEGVLRIPCKVSVFESIVRVVEENKEEFCY